Genomic window (Ictalurus punctatus breed USDA103 chromosome 16, Coco_2.0, whole genome shotgun sequence):
AAGAACCAAATTAGAATATTAGCATATAGTAATGAAGTCAACACCTTGGGGTGAGTTTATCCACCTGAGGGTCCACACACTCTCCCTTTTTACTCTTTGTATAAGTTGTATTATAATTTGTGttttgtataataaatattattacattattccTAAAATACGCAGTAGttctttttaagaaaaataggGTGCATGAATAGGACATGGTTTGTATGATTGCTAGAAATAGTTTTCTAGCTGAAATCTTAGTATATTAGACACATTTGACCTCTGACAAGCTAATTTAAAATCCTAATATGTGCATGTTTAAACCAACCTCTGACAAGTAAATAGAAAAGGCCTAGATTTGCACATCAATAGAAACCTCTGAGCTAACCGAATAACTGTTTTAAAATGGTTATATACAAGCCTCTTCCATAGGAACATCACTTGCTAGTAAATGCTTAGTATTAAGTGGTTTTAGATTAAATGTATTCTTGAACACTGAGATTTTGTACTTTTAATACCTTAACTAAAAGGCTGTTAAGCTATGTAATTATTAAGAGTCAGATACTTAAGTGAATAAAAGATTTTAGTCAGATCTTTAATTGATTATTGGAGTCAGATATTAAGTaataactttataaaaaaaaaaaataataaataaattaaaaaacacgTTTAACCCCTGACTGTGCCCATTACCTTCCTTGGTTTTAGGATTGCAGTGGATTAAGATAAAATCATTTTATACTTAGTCCTACATTCCAACCCTAAtcatgacaaaataataattattacaatgttgtaaaaaaaaacataaaatggtGCTTAGTTAAGTTTAATAAAAATTGGTTAagccatttttattttgagtttcagattaataaaatattttaacctAATGCACAGCATAAGAAGCTGCATTCAGCTTTTTGttcaatattcattcattcattcattcattcatccattcattcattcatcaatttattcatccatccatcagtaagtgctttatcatGGGCCCTGTCCCAGTAGGTCCagagcctattccaggaacacaccctggatgggatggtAGTCCATGACAGGGCACCACGTACACTCGCACTCAGGGCAGTTTACTATAGCCAATCCACCAACCAGATGGGAAGAAACTGGAAAACTCAGAGGAAACTCACACTGACATGGGTAGAACACAAACTAACTCCTGCTCAGACACTCAGGATCAAACTACAAGGAGCTATGAAGCGTCACCTTACTTCGTTTCATATTGACTGTATTAGCATTCATCATGTTATGCACACATTTTAAGTTAAAATCTGTAAATTAGAAAAGCACATTACAATTGCAGTACAGTAAAGAGTGAAACTAAAGCTTCACACAATAATATACAGCACAACTAAGGCCataaaaacatttgtataaaacaaaaaagaatttctCTGTGGACAAAGACTTTGGGAGTGTTTGGTTTTCTTTCATAAATCTTTTGCTTTGTCctgatttgtgtatttttggtaAACTACACCCAGTGTTGTGAAGAAGTTTCCCATAAACAGCACAAGGAAGGTGGAGCCACACATAAGGACCTGTAAAACAAAAAGGGACATGATAATACCTTGcacaaaaaagggaaagaaCAGAATACCATAAAAGAACATGATAAGTTCCATAGTATGGTCTCTGTGTCTCAATTCTGTAGGTATCAGTTTTTTTATGCCCATCAAAGATAAAACATTGGAATTATAGTCTACCAGAAAAATGGACAGTAACGGGATCTTATCCAAAAATTTgcatttgtgaataaaaaaaattgccaaGTATCATGAGCAGGTTAACAATGTATTGAATATGAGAACGTATTAATACACAGTGCCTAGGTTTACATGCAGATCAGTAGTCcgatattaatcagaatttggcaatatgCTTGTTTTGATCGGAAATTTGTTGTACCTCGTGCTCAGTTCGCACGGAGTTGTGTGTGCTAACAAATgtttagctgtaggctaggtatttaggaacgGCAACTCAGGCacacttacaacaaccatgtatacaggaatattccgatgtctgtatgcatataaatatagtaattggaatatggctgcaacccgaataaagaccttaaatggaatttgatgtgcatgtaaacatagtcactgtgTATGAATCATTTCCTTATTTCCATTAGCGAGTGATAAGTTTCAGGCAGGTTCTTGGTGTCTCAATTTTGAAGGTCTCTAGTTTGTGTCACGATGTACCGGAACCAAATTGTTTTATGTTCGTGAAATGGGTTGTTTTGAGCATTCCTAATCACCCCGCCTTtcgccctcactctctctctcggttcttcttcttctattattATCTGGTAGACTAGACGTCTTTAGTTCACTTGAACCTATGTAATAGATGTTTTGTCAAAGTCAAAGATTATTTATAGAGCAATTTTAAAAACATCCTGTTTACCAAAGTGCTGTATAAACAtgatcacaaaacataaaacatgaacaaaaacataaaaaacagcTCTCATACCGAGTTAAATGCCAAGGAGTAAAAATGACTTAAGACTAGATTTAAAAGCAGAAAGTGTGTGGGCCTGCCAAACATGTAAAGGCAAATTATTCAAAAGTTTTGGGTCTGCAACTGCAAAAGCACGGTCACCCATACTTTTTAGCCTTGCTCGAGGGATGACCAAAAGTAACTGCTCAGAGGACCTAAGTGCTCTTGATGGAGCATGTGGTTTTATTAAATCAGACAGATATCTTGGGGCTAGTCCATTTAACCTTTTAAATACTAAAACTAAAATcttaaaatcaattctaaaaTGAACAGGATGCCAGTGAAGGGAGGTCAATATTGGTGTAATATGTTCTCGCTTGCAGGTTCCTGTTAACAGACGAGCAGCAGCATTCTGTACCATCTGCAAACGTGTTAGGGACGCTTGGCTAATACCTACATAAAGCCCATTGCAGTACTCAAGGCAagtggaaataaaaacatgtacatgtaaacatgattgattttatctgtgacctgttccaattgacatttatcattctCTCAAAATTTCTGtgtgcgcatatatatatatatatatatatatatatatatatatatatatatatatatatatatacacacacacacacacacacatacatacatacatacacacacacacacacacacacacacacacacacacacacacacacacacacacacactatgctttctgtatcatttaacctaagaagctttcactgaacGATGGTGTTGGTGTGACTTCTTCTGTGTAGACCATTTGTTCCATGCCAGAGAAACGTGGAAGCCTGGCTGGATTAACGCACACTCcttattacaaaaacaaaaggatGAATGAAAAGTTGATGATAATTAAACCTTGACATTAAACTTAACGAAAAACTGCCCATTCTGAATTGGTGTGCAAGAGCGTTGTCAAAAAAGTTTGTTAACCAGCTCCCCATTTCCGTCGGCTCCCCCACAAGATTAGTCTACATCACATATACCTTTTCCCTATTACATGTGACCCATGACCTGAGAGCAAACTCACCGTTAAATACAAAATCATAACTGCTCACTGTCATACcaaaaccccaaaatttcaATTTTGCATATAAAATAACAATTATGGTCAGAATATCTTCCTGGCCCAGACGAGAGGAAACTACCCAGTGCAGGGTCCaaattctggttctgactgGTATTGGACAAAGAATTTAACAGTTTCCTGGTGTCAGAAGTGGTACGTCTGGACAGAGGCAAGTGAATGATTTAAATTCTTTACACCTCTGTGTACATATGtggtgtcacgattcccccttgaagcagcgtgctctaagcgcgaatgcgcgagaacgctgcttttccgttgttgactgtaatgacatctggacacgtgtgtgttgtttatgtttctgtctcctccctgttctgtcattggctgggatttcacgtgggtctgaattgctctcagctgctagcggtttagacgctgatcatgtccgcatatataccgcgcgcctcccagcacacaacgcagAAGAttactttagagttagtttagttcgtatcatAGTCAcggtcacggtccatgtttagagttagttcgcgctggattatccgcttccagtccctcgtcatagttcgtttcttgttttgtttatcgaccctgttttccgtgaccacgacctagattccagccttgccccgtgtatgcctgtttgccaatcgcctgacctcttgcatgtttatggattacgttttggatcacgttttggatttgtctgcctgtctctctttcaaataaacaactgttcatcctgcacttgcatccgtcctatctctgctccgtcacgattcatGACATGTGGATAAATCGGTGAAAAGTATCGGTTGAAATTTCACATTTTGGGCTCACTGTGTTTCCGTGAACAAAGTGTCTTAGAGACACTGTGCATACATGATTTGACGAATTCTGAAACTACTTCAAAAGAAACATTGTTCTCTTACAATGCATGATGGTAGATTCACTCATCACTTGAATCTATGTAAtatgttttgattttatctgtgacctgttccaattgacatttataattctttatcaatatttctgtatgtatatatacactatgcTTTCTGTATCATTAAAATAAGAAGCTTTCATTGTACGATGGTGTCGGTGTGACTTCTTCCTGGACCCAGATGAGAGGAAATCAGCCAGAGCAGAGTTCAAATTCTGGTACTTTGACTGGTATCGGGCAAAAAACTTAACAGAACACCATGAGATTGACCGTACTTCTACCAATATAGATCAGCATAGAGCCTTGATTGAGCATGGTCCTCAACCCTCTCTGCTGCAGGGatgctgcatcatggctgatcctgcaCTCTGACTCCCATTGTGCTATGAAATTGTACtgtgtgtaatgtatatgtgacaaataaatgcttctttatactttttttctgCATATTCTTCAGCAAATTGGAATTAAAGGCCAATGaagttcagttgtttttttgttttttttttacattatataatttttaatagATACTGTGATATACATTTTTGATCAGGTTTAAGCCAGGTTAATGTTAATGGTCATTAATAGCTACATTAACGTCAAGAGGCTTGAACTATTGCAAGTTTTACAATATTGTTATGCCTTACCTGCCACTCTTTCCATTCTGGCAGTTGAGCCATTTGGAAAAGTGTGATTCCATTGTAGAGTTGCCAAAACTGAAAGTACACaagagaaaataagaaaagtGACAATCATACACTGAATGCAATCTTTGTCTTATAACACACTGGTATAATCTGCAATTATGTCAGAGTTGATTCCTGAGTAATATGCTTTTCTCTGATGCTAGGGACACCCGTCTTTAGTCCAATATtaccgcaaccctgaccaggagaaCACAGTTACTtaagttgaatgaatgaataaatcaatgaatgaaaATTTTCCTTTGATTACATTTGATATAACTagacacaaaaaataaacatatcatGTTTAGGTTTTTTGAAGTACCCATCTATGTGTAATTTGTAAACAACTAAAAATAATCTGTGCTGAATAATTATAACTAGGGCTAGGAGCATCACTACAGGTTTACCTTCACAAAGAACGCAAAAATCTATTAGTATAAATGACATTCTAACTGTAATTGCTCCCATGTCCTCTTGCTATCCCAAATCCACTCCTTACTCCCACTAAACTGGTCATGCTACCAGGTACTACACTATTACTAAAAAGCCACATAGACAGTGTATGTTGAACCACTGAAGTCCAAAGAGTACGTATTTACAATGACAAGAAATCTACTGTGATACTCACATGgccaaagaaaaggaaaggcaACAGAAAAGTTAGTCCCGTCCACATCCAGGACTGAAAACCCTCTGAGGACAGAACATTTACatactgtttaattaaaaactatgctttttttcttttcaattatACAATTTAAGGATGTTTGAGCACACAGAATTGGCATAGAATTGTGGTGCAATCTGATGCAACATAATGTGATACAATGCACTAAACTTTGAAGAGTGGGAAATGTGTGTTCTTCACAGACAGGCAAagataaaggagaaaaaaagagggaaagagtATCTTTTCTGAATACTGATGATGTACTAGTAATAAAAAAAGGTGcactgctgtgaaaatgtatttgccccccaTCCggatttgtctgtttttgtgtatctctcatactaaatagttatagatctactgtacagtacaaaagaaatacaacataaaacaaaggcaaccttagtaaacacagtacagttttaaaaaaaatttattatggaagcaaaaaatgttatccaacacctatcaccaatgtgaaaaattaattgccCCCTTCAGCTTAAAATCTGCATGTGCCACCTTTAGccataactgcaaccaaacacagaTCAgcctttcacttacttctaggactaagACTTACTCcaatgctttggatcattgtcttgctgcataatccagctgCACTTGGGTTTCAACTTACTGATTGAAGTCCGAACATTCTCCTTGgtattgtatatttttgcttcaaaaaataacattatacaatattattttgtgtttaaaaatgctTATGTTTAAAATCAgcatggggcaaatactttgtCACAGCACCATATGTGCATGTCATACTGGACTGTACTGTTCCAGAGATGCCTGTAATGCTTGGCAACCTTTCCCTGATATTTTGAATTGTTAAAGTGCAAAATACCACTATCGCCACCCAGCCCAAGTCATATTGACATCAGAGCTGGATATTGCAACATATTAAGAAATATAGGCATGTATTTTGATTAACAAAATGTGTGTCCATTTAGTGTACACTGTAGCTTACCAACTGTGAGGTCCATGTTGTGTCTCTCTCCCAAGGCACGAAGTCGGTAGAGACAGCCACTCTGGTAGTAGTACTGAAGAAACTGGACGAAATCTGTGTGAAATACGAGAGTAAAATTAGCCTCTCTGCACACATAACCTcttaatatgaattaatgaaGTCTGATAGAAATGAGACTTTAAAGAAGTTATATTACTTATATACATAGAGTAAGACAGGAACTGGTTCCTAAACATTTGGTAGCGTTCTCCTTCAGGCCTATGAAACAGAGGTTACATCAATAATTCCTTCTtcttacaaacaaacaacaaaaaataaactctGAATACACTGTATGGGTAaattgtttacacacacacacacacacacacacacacacacacgtgtgtctAAACAACCTGGTTGCTTAAGTGTggacacccttttataattggggatgtggttcagaatgaaccaatcacattcaatctcatgttcaaaatacttttttttttccatactttTGCCATTATCATATCGCAATgaaatgattctgattaaccacAAATAAAGACCAggtgtttctgtaggattttcttgacattttACTCTGACTGCTGAATCCATgatctgcaaagagcttacaaaccCTGTATGgtaaacattagatgtaccatggaacattgtgaaggccatcatcaacaagtggagaaaaatggagcaccacagtgacattacaaAGAACAGGGTGTCcatccaaaatttacaaaaaggacaagacaaaaacataaaagcgaggctgccaagagacctacggcatcattaaaggagctgcaggaatatctgacaagtactgattactctctgcatgtgacaacagtcTCTGTCtaggctatggggtagggtagCTAGACAGAAGCCCTACATCCAACATGTAACATCCAACATCCAACCCAACTAACTCACCCTAAACCATGTGCCagaatgtgttatggtctgatgagaacaaCTGCCAAAGTATGTTTGGCgcaaaaaagttttttattttaatttttatttgcataCTTTGGGGGTTGGGTCACTGCATTAAGTTTCAATTTATTACCAATCTAAACTATATATGGTTAAAAGAGACATTTGTGAGTCGTGACTAAAGGGTTGCTTGTTACACAATGGTATGGTACAGGTATCAAACAATttagaaaagaagaacaaataGTATATGCTTATAAAGACCATCTCAGTATTTCATAATTATAGTGAAGTGATTCCTAATCATTTCACCGCTGAATAGATGATCATGAGAGAATGCTCACGCACACTTAGCTTACTGCTACTATAATAAAGGACTATTAAGTAaactttacagatctttattggaaagggtttaaacaatgtttttcatgcttgttcaatgaaccataaacaattattaccCATgcggaacagtccttaagaccaATTGATAATGAGACTTGTTGACaatcattttcataatcaattatatataatatacacacacacagttctcatAAGAACATAAAAGATCTGTGTTTTGCACCATTGCTCTCTGTTTGCAACTGTGACCTCATGTTAACTAAAaagtaatgagtctttattggtcacatacacagtagagcacagtgaaattgctAATGAATTACCTCAGGATGGAAGCTAGCATAGTTTACTTAAAATACTTCTGAGGGATAAATTTGACTTCAACAACCTCATATACATCTCCAATCAAAATCATTCTTTTTAGCTGCATATTTTGATTTAATTAGATTATCATCATTAAAAAGATGGTAAAACGACAGGTATGGGTTAGGCTTCCGTCATCCCCTATTGTTTTGCGGCAATGACTTCTGGGACTCAAAACGGGTTCGGTTCGCTCAGGATTTGCATCCGCAACGCTTGGCTTCATCAACAGACACTCTTCATGTGAGTCATTTAAATTATCTTTAGTTGTTGATAGTTTTCATTTGATATCCTTGTAACATACAACATTATGTAATACAATATATGTAAATACAGGGTATCTTTACCAGTTGTTAATCGACAGGAAGTGTTCTACTAGTTTACTAGTTATCCTTTGCATTCTTGGgattgttacgccacggccagcagagggcactgcggtacggccgctgactggtcacgtgacttttgttttcgttcacttcccacttggacactgagttaagtttgagcatgtctctgatttgccacaggtgcccatgttttgagttaattaggtttgttagttaaaccccccgtgtgactgcgcacatcgcgcagtattatagttggttaGTTCGTCAAGTGAAGGAAGTATACCGGTATGTGCTaaggtgtagcatgctagcggtcgtagctaggggaccagagtgtgtatagtcagtagagaccgcgctatctgtttatttgtttctggcttaagtaataaagactgacctgcacctgcatccgcctccagtctcgttCCGTAACAGGGATGTTAATAGATAGAGAGCCTGCTTTTGATATTTTcctatagccacttcccattttgtgaagctcaaccaccttttgccgcacatcacagctatattccttggtcttacccattgttatgaatgacataggaatttggcctatgtgttaagtcatggttgaacaatttcctgttcctagtcacccggGTGTCctaaaaagtttaaaatatcaatgaaaATGtccttcaaatatatttttctcatatgaattcataggggtgacaataattgtgccacacatatttagcaaagatattttttgtgttgtgtttgcagttgtttgatattcaCAAGAGCAGAGTAGTTTTGTGAGTTATTtgaacaaaaaatcaaaaggttaacaataaagacaatttttcacagccttcttagcacatatttaccaaaaaaagcactgataatgaaactacattaattaataaaatctcactttcaaatGAACCTTATGGtttgttactcactgcctttatgCATATTTATATGCCTAAGAATAGGCATACTTACGTTTACTTTGATTGTACAGTTGTAATCTGACATTACCTTACTCAAACTACACTGTTTTTCACTGTGTCTACATTGCAAGTGAGAAACACGGCCTCATCACAAATAGATCACTACCATTataataaatgtgatttaaactgaacattttaagcaactcgcaccaaTTTCCCCTACCCCTTGCACACTGTGtagaattttttatataaatgcaaGTTGTGCTTCCGTGCTACAGAAGCATTGCAAAGATTGCAGTTTACAGTCTTCTTTGCggaatttaatataaaatgctcccatgCCTTAATGTAGAAGTCCTCACACTTCTAGCACAAGAGATTTTATTAACcatattaactgctttgtaaaaaaggtcagattttccttatgtctaatctcttctactgaagcatgtgttcagacgaGACTCAGATGGATCTGATCTAAAATTTGATCTAAAAGCTTGAGTGTACACTGCcgttaaagcaaaaaaaagggtcataccaaatactaagaaactctgaaatgtatgtaaatatttctgaaattctacttttcactcaagttgttctcaataatataatttgtaatgaaaccactagtggtctcagacttttggaccctactacatatatatataaaatcacataTATTTACGTGAACAACAGGTACCAAAACTATGCATTAAACTGCTAACCGCATATTCTTTTAACAGAAGATAACAGAAACATGTCGTCTACAACCTTAGATTTACAATTCTTTTAGGTTTAGTTTTGTACAACCAATACACTTACAATACATAATTTCTCACAAGTACTGAAAATGACATCTTACCAAGTCAGCATTACTCCAGAGAGGAAAGTTGAGACATAATGTTGAAATACCCACCAGCCCTTAATCCTGCAACACCAAAGGACACAGAAAACTCTGGTAAGAGGTTGAGATGCTACCAAAATCAACGAAAGCTGAATGTTGACATCAATTTACTTCACTTAAAAAAGATTTAACACTAGACATTGCATTTGGTATATCCAATTCAAATAGAAAAATGAAACAGTAATTGTATTTGACTATTGTAATGAATATGTATGCATTTATTATGTAGTTATTACTCACTTAGAGCCGTTATTAATTAGTATACTCTCTCTTATCGTCAATGTGCAGTAATACCACACCAAAAGAAAGTTGAAAAGTACATCAAGCACTCTGTTAATGAAAAAAACAGGAAtcgtttaaaaaacacacag
Coding sequences:
- the tmem120aa gene encoding ion channel TACAN isoform X1 yields the protein MLFSPTSFTECLQEWEDLEKDFQQVQETHRLYKQKLEEVSKLQNSCSTSISRQKKRLKELSASLEECKQKGNPEDISTIDEIQESMKERPNVFFEMEAFLPKKNGLYLSLVLGNVNVTLLNKQAKPLEWFPVCLVPCGVAIVMESHHHVTVTSTRQHVKGPPVLDVLFNFLLVWYYCTLTIRESILINNGSKIKGWWVFQHYVSTFLSGVMLTWPEGERYQMFRNQFLSYSMYINFVQFLQYYYQSGCLYRLRALGERHNMDLTVEGFQSWMWTGLTFLLPFLFFGHFWQLYNGITLFQMAQLPEWKEWQVLMCGSTFLVLFMGNFFTTLGVVYQKYTNQDKAKDL
- the tmem120aa gene encoding ion channel TACAN isoform X2; the encoded protein is MLFSPTSFTECLQEWEDLEKDFQQVQETHRLYKQKLEEVSKLQNSCSTSISRQKKRLKELSASLEECKQKGNPEDISTIDEIQESMKERPNVFFEMEAFLPKKNGLYLSLVLGNVNVTLLNKQAKFAYKDEYEKFKLYLTVILLLFSFTCQFVVSYRVLDVLFNFLLVWYYCTLTIRESILINNGSKIKGWWVFQHYVSTFLSGVMLTWPEGERYQMFRNQFLSYSMYINFVQFLQYYYQSGCLYRLRALGERHNMDLTVEGFQSWMWTGLTFLLPFLFFGHFWQLYNGITLFQMAQLPEWKEWQVLMCGSTFLVLFMGNFFTTLGVVYQKYTNQDKAKDL